In the genome of Lathyrus oleraceus cultivar Zhongwan6 chromosome 4, CAAS_Psat_ZW6_1.0, whole genome shotgun sequence, the window TGAAAGGTTAATAGTCTATCTTATGCAGGCATAACTACTCTTATCAAGGTTGTTATACAAGTCATGTCAACTTATATCATGAGTTCTTTTATACTTTCAAAAGACTTATGCAAGAAGTTGGATAGTCTCGATGCTAAGTTTTGGTGGAGCGACAACAAGATACATTTGTGAAAATGAAAAGAGATTTGTAAATCAAAACTCCGTGGAGGTTTAGGATTTATGTCTTTCATTGACTTCAACAAAACCTTGCTAGCTAAGCATGTGTGGAGATTCCACATTGAACCCGGCTCCCTTATGGATAGAGTTATAAAAGCCAAATATTTCCCCAAGTATTACATACTTAAAGCCAAACTAGGATATAGACCTAACTACCTATGGAGAAGCTTAGATCTTTGTACAAAGGTCGTTAAGAAAGACAGTTATTGGTTTATTGGAAAAGGTTTATAAGGTTATACAAAAGATTCCTTTGTATACATATGAGATGATGATTAGCTAGTTTGGATGGGTAAGAAAGATAGGCACTATAGTGTGAAATCAGGGTACAAAAGTATATATAATGGACAAATACATTACAAGCCAGAAAGCTCAAACTGAAAGCAGGAAGAAAAGTTTTGAAAAATAATCTGGAATAATAAAGATACCCTTAGGCATATCTTTCTCCTATAGAAAATCATATCTAATTACCTAGATGTGAAGGATAATTTTATTAAGAGGGGTGTTAAGATGGACTTTTTTGTCCTATATGTAATATAATATATAAAGTTTAGATCATTGTCTAAGAAAATGCTTGTGGGTGAAGTATGTGTGCTTTGAATCTCAACTAACTTTTAAATTTCAAGACATACAACACACTTCTTTCACATATTGGATAAGGGAAACATAGATAGTTTGAGTAAGGAAAATTTAGCCTTATTCATTAACATCTTATACATTATCTGAAAATCTAGAAACAACATTGTATATGCAAATAAGAGAATACATGATATTTAAGCCATCTCTAAAGCTACGAATATAAGTGTCGTTTACTTATCCAAAAGTCATAATAGTCAACAAAAACCTGGAAAGGAAGATGGTAGACTTCCTCATAACCAAGAGCATAATCTTAAGGAGAAGATGTAGAAGACTTTCAGATAGGAGAATATGGATAACACAAATTACCTCAAAAGAAACTCCAATAAAGTGAATTTGTGGAATCACCTGAATCACAAGGGTAATGTTATACACCTTACCAACATCAAAAACTTATAAGAAACAATAAGAGATTTCAGGAGATACCTGTTAGAAGTAATAATGGTATCAAAACCTTTAATAAAACTAACAACAAGAGACATGTGTCATAATAACAACTACAACAATGTTCAGAGCAATAGGCACAATTACAACAAAGGCAGAGAGATACAAGAGAATTTTAGATATGAAAGTTATACACATCAGCTTAATGTTATCCTTAAGGGATTGGGATCCAAATCATGCGCAAAAGTCATAGACAACGAGATGCAACCTTCGAACAAATTTGATGAGCAGCTCATACATTGAAAAACAAGCAAAGAATAACTCAGTCAAAAACATTTTAAGCAACATGCAAAGAAAAATCAAACACACTACTTTGAAGATAAAGGAAAAGCAACATTACCTTTTGAACAACATAATGCCGAACAAATTAGACGATAGTATAGTCTTTCAGAAATGTCATAACAAAGACGAATGGGTGCAATCTAGAATGCATGTTAGCATGGTGATTAGTAGAAAATGGGGGACTCTAAGCAGTTTTCAAAAACAAGAAAGGTAATGTTATAAATCAAATAGCGAAGTGTATGATGGTGGAAAAAAATCGATGTAAGCTGAAGCGATGGTGATGGTTATTGCGGCGAAGAAAGCTAGAAGAGAGGGATTTCATAAAATCATGTTCTACTCCGATTGTTTAAATCTAATCAACTTGATAAATGATGATAAAACAAAAAATATCCAGAAATGTAATGGGGATTAATTCGGAGATTTCAATTGTGTTATTTAAGGTTCAGAGAAACTAAGGTTTCATGCCTAGAAACCAAAATGAGGAGGCTCATTCTTTAACTAGACAAATTGTGATTTCGAATCTAAGTAATATGGCCGGTAATCCTACTAAATGGACCAAAGAAATAAACGAGTATGACATAACAAATAACCATAGTGAtcaataaatatatttttttaataaaaaagtTAAGGACGGAAAAGTTTAGTataatcataaaaaaaaattgaaacaTGTAAAAGATAAAAACATTTTCATTTTAAAATGATTTTACCCCATAATCTAATAGGATTATACATCCATTTTTTATTTACCACATTCTTTTTTCTCTATATAAGTAAAACAATTTAAATTATGTTTAATATTCATTTGGCCGCGTAATATTTATTTATTGAATTCATCTCAGAAACTAATAATTATTTATCAAAATTGTTcttttaattatgtttttaatGTAAAATAATTATTTGTTTAGTTGATGATTAATCTCTACCAAAAGAATCCGGCTCACTCGAGTATCCTATTTTAAACATTTGTTTATCCAGTCAAAATCTGAAATATTGCTTATGatatattttgttttttatttaatACAAAATTTAAATGAATTATTTGATCTTGGTCGAGTGATCTACAATATACCAAATGCATGGGACCTTAACTGCAGGGAATCATTCGTTATGATTTCACACATTCACACATTCAAAGTATTAATGACCATTTGAACGTGATCGATATGTAACATTTAGTACATTTTTGGAATGCATATTTATCTGTTTCAATCATAAAGATGATGAGGACGCTAAACAATCACTTGAATGGAGTCACTATTGAAACTTTTAACAATTTTAAAACATGAATTCATCATAAACTACACATGACAATATCTCCCCCATAAGAATTTCTTGGGTCAATTTCAAGAAAATAATTGCCACTTCTGAATGTTTCCCGTGTATTTTTTTCCCTTAAACCAGGTTTAGCTGAACCAGAAAAAAGAAATGCAAACATTTCGACAAATGAATACACTAAATATATTAACCACTGTATGACTCCATGAAACATTCAACAATTCTTTGGCTAGTTCTCGAAAATCGGAGACTCACAATCAGTTCACCAAGCTATGAATTTGTCACTTTGGCATTTATGACAATAAGACAACGGGGAAAAATAACATAGGCCAAGCAGTTACAGAACTGAAGTTTCAGCTTCGAATGAACATATGATACATAAACCCCAAAAACTATCGCATGAAAGCTAAATATAAATCCAACTATGATGTGGAAGAACTGCAGAGAGAGACCATCACATACGCAACAGTTACATACAGATTTACAATAGTTTAGAGTCCTCTGATACATTCATGTAAAAATGGCCCTAGAACCAGTCTGCATATAAAAAAGGGAGGGGGGAAAAGCATCAGAAAAAACTGTGAAGGGCAAATATTGGCGCCCCCTATCATTAAGGTCAAATTACTGCAAAGAGGAATAATGATAAAAATATCACCTCTTATACACACATTGGGTCCTCCGGCAAAAACTATAAAAGTAAATAAATGAGCTGGAAGAGGTAAAGTTTGGAGAGGAGAAAATTACAGAACTATTGCTCAGAAAAGTTATGTGAAAGCAACAACCACTTTTCTGTATTAGTATTCTCCCACCAATGTGGCACTGTACAGTACTACCTCCAGACCACATACCCTCAATGCAACGGATAACCAAAATTTACACCCTTCTAGGTAAAATTTCTGTTTTACAAGGCATGCTTCTTTGATAGTCAGCAACAACTCAGCCACCAGCAAATTTATACGTCAAACAGAATAAACAATCTGCCTTCATGAATGATTGTAGATGCTTATGATCCATTTACAGCCATCTCTGGCGACGATTTAGGGGGAACCAGGGGACGTTCCTCGCCGCCCAATTCTATGTTATCCGATTTTGCATGTAAACAATCAGAAAAACTTCTAGAGTCTGAAGTATCTTTATCTTTCTCCACGTGATTATCTTCAGCTCCTACAGTGTTGCTATCATCAGAGCTGCTTCTAGAATCATTTTGTCTGTCTTCCTGATTGTCTTCACTAGAACTCATCCTCCCTTCAACTGTCTGATCATCTGTATGAATATTGGTTGCAGATTTCTTACTGGGCAACACAGCTTGGCTCAATGTTGAACACAATGCAGCAAAAACACTTTCTTTAGATTTTGAATTCTTCGTTAACTTCTGCTTCTTCGCAACTTCGGGTTCTTTATCCTTTGAAGGAAGTTTCCTTTTCAGCCTGAGAGACTCCATTATCCCTTCATCTTCCTCTGACGCTTCTTTCTGCTTTCTTGGTGGTGGTTTATAATCTTCATCATCCTCGTCATCTTCATAGTCGACCAGTGACCTTCGACTGAAAATCAAGATGAACACACTTTATTGCATATGGACTTCtgaaaaatgaacaaataaaatAGACAAGTCTACCTTGATTGCAGATGGTTTGAAGCAACTCCATTGGAAAGAATAGGTTGTTGATGACCTTTAGGATCACGTGAAACAGATGCAGACGCTGCATCCTCTTCATCACTGATCGAACTCCCCCAAGTTCAGAGACTCCATAACAAAtgcataaaaattaaaaaattatatagTAGTTAAGAAAGACGATGTGTACCTGTCCTCATTAAAGTAGCGTTCTTCCTCTTCTCTCTCAACAGCACGCTCATCAATTCGTCTTCGAAGGTCCACTACCGCAGCAGCATCTGTCCCACCATTATCCACACACTGCAAGCAAGCATGTCGACTTAAACCTATGTGCTGATTGATGCCCGGAAATCGTGTAAGGAAAAACTTACCTGCTCATATTTTACTTTCAATGAGTGAATTGAAGCCAAATGCTCGAATTTTACCAGCTGACCCCAAAAAGAATCAACTAGGTGTTTTAGCAATAATTTCAGATTCTCCTACACGATACAGCATTGTCAGTGTAATATACAACATTGTCAATGTAATGTTTTAGTTGAGGAATTTAAGATCCAAAATGAATAGTCATCAAGTTTAATACCTTCCGAATAAACTCAAAAAGTTCCAGAACAGCAGAGTTGAGAAGATTGTAACGATTACCATTAGCAACAAAGGCGTCTATAATTGGTTTGAGAATGTTATTCCTAATGAAATAATTTATCATATGCTCATCCTGCAGGATAAACTTGGAATTGTAAGATGAAGTGCATGTAAAGTAGAGAAATGAACTCCTGCAGGTTAAACTTAATATCTTCTCTTATAAGTTTCCTAGATTTTCCTCTATCTCTAGTGTGATTTCACTCTATCTTATCTACTTTCCTTACAACAGAATCTACAAGTCTTTTCTCTACATGCCCAAACTACCCAAGTCTATTTTCCACCATCTTTTCTACTATAGGTGTGCTACCCCAACACTCTAATATTATCATTTTTAATCTTATCCTATCTAGTCTTACCACACATTCAACACAACATTCTCCTCTCTGATACCCAGTAACATCCATTTCTTCTTCAACCATATTATAATTGCCCTGAATTTCATTACAAAGAACAGTGCCTGAATGTTAAAACTTACATTGCGGGAGAGAACAGTTCGAACAAACCGGACAGCACAGACAACTAAGTATCTTTCTGCTCTCCGTGTCAGTAGCAAAATTTTCTCAATTGCATTATTGACAAGAAAGTTGCCCCTGAAAGCAGCAACGAGATCCATCATGATCAAAAAAATTCTGAGTAATAGCACAGAATTCAATCTGATTAAAGCAGAGCAAGATGGTAATACTTTATCCTGTATGGGTGATGAAGGACACAAAAGCATAGTAATTCACATATGTTCGATAATATCTCTGGCTTTGTTCCATGCTGAAACCGAACACCTTGTCCAGGATCTATCGATTTGCTACTTGCATCGGCAATAATGTCTGAGGGACATGACGCCGTAATAACCTCAATAAGTTGACCCAAATGCTTCTCAAAGAAGATGTCAATGATAGTGTCCCTCTGTCAGATAAAACTAAAGCAGTCAACAAAACCAAGGCAGAAATACATTTCTTACCAACATAGAAAAAGACTTCCATCTTACGTGAAACTTTAACTGACAATTTTTTCCAACAAATCAGCAGATACATTATAAAACACAACTCAACATTCAAATATTATACCTGCACAAACAAACTTAAATTTGTTGACCACCACACATTAAGGTTTAAGGGCCCAAATTTTTCAACAATTGGTAAATAGAAGGTATACTATAAAACATAACAGCGACAATTGACAATTAAACACTCAATCCACTCCAGCAGTCAAATTATGCCAAACTCGCAAAATGATGAAAACAACCCCTCCCCTAAACCAATTAAAGATTCAAGAGACTGCAACATCCAATGTAGACAGAGAATAACACAACAAACAAAAAGGTTCAATATAAATTACACGGAGCAAAGAGATGTACCAATTGAAAAATAAATACAGACATTATAAAAAATGAAAATGCAAAACAACTAATATCCAGAAATGGAACTGGTCAGTAAATTACTCCCTCCGCTTTTTATTATATGTCGCTTTGAGAAGAAAAAAAATGGTACCAAATTATAAGTCATTTAACAATACCAATAAACCATTAATGCAATTTTTCCTATAATGCCCTTAAATATTTACTATTCTTTCTTCCAATTCTGTTGATTTATCTTCTTCATACCATTAATGAAGGATAATTTTGTACAATTCTTCGTAATTTTTCTTTTTCATACAACAATCATTACATTTCTTAATATCCGTGAAAGTGTTAAAAcaacttataataaaaaacgaAGGGAGTGTCAATCAAGGTTTGGGATAAGATGCCCAAGAAAATACAGAAAAAGATACCTGTGGTCCAGTCAATGTGCTTGAGTCCAATAAAATTCGAAGAATCTCAAGAAACTGGCAGTGCATGCTTTCTCCGAAGTCAGTTACCATTCCCTTAACCTGTACATGATAGCATGACCAATAATTAATGCAGAAATAGCCTTCCAAAAACCATAACTAGATACATAACAGATCAGCTTGGTGGATTTTAAGTATATTGCAACATATGTCTATTGGTGTAACAGCTGGTTCAGAATCTGTTAGGTTCAGTTAGGTATGGTTGTAATTATCAGTTGAACCAATTCATTATAGTTCTGACTTCTGCAATTGCACTTAGATCAGTGTGCCCCTAATAGCGAGACTTTCCTTTTTGTATAAACTCAACTGGACACGCAGAAGATTGAATCTTCTGCATGGAGCAGAAGATTGAATCTTCTGCATGGAGTGATGTTTTATAACAAACTACACTATTGATACGCTACAAAGGTGCAAACCTCACACTTATGTCTCCAATACTTTTCGGTTAGAATTGTGTCTACCCAAACGATCTGTACCAGGTACTACTAAATTTTGAAGGTGTCTGAATAAATTAAGTGAATTTTGGGACATATTTCCACTTGAAAATAATGTAAATGCTAAACAGAGTCATCAATCCCGGTGGATAGCGGCGCTATTCCGGGAGAACGAACCGGCGCGGAGTCCGGACGCTATGAAATCGCACTATGCAGAGCAGTTTTCAATTGCGGACGCTTTTTCAACAATCGTGGGTCGCAAAGCGGAGTTGTTTCCCGGTCCAACCCGCTTTCTGTGTTTTTGTTGCAAAATACCCTTAACTTTTTGTATAAACTCAACTGGACACGCAGAAGATTGAATCTTCTGCATGGAGTGATGTTTTATAACAAACTACACTATTGATACGCTACAAAGGTGCAAACCTCACACTTATGTCTCCAATACTTTTCGGTTAGAATTGGGTCTACCCAATTGATCTGTACCAGGTACTACTAAATTTTGAAGGTGTCTGAATAATATAAGTGAATTTTGGGACATATTTCCACTTGAAAATAATGTAAataacaaattttcaaat includes:
- the LOC127073207 gene encoding uncharacterized protein LOC127073207 isoform X1 encodes the protein MGAPAPEKSQTNASSMQRVKVYRLNEDGKWDDQGTGHVTIDYLERSEDLGLYVYDEEDNETILLHRVSSDDIYRKQEDSIISWRDPEYATELALSFQEPSGCSYIWDHICNVQRNMHFSTLNSETFQSTNSELKELPAVELTTLPLILKTVVDSSISDQIRIAELLSSNQEFFRKLMGLFRVCEDLENMDGLRTIFKIVKGIILLNSPPLLERIFKEEFIVDVIGALEYDPEVTCVQHHRKFLKDHVVFKEAIPIKDPIALEKIHQTYRVGYLKDVVLARILDDATCATINSIIHANNAFVIAMLKDDSTFIQELFARLKSSATSQESKKNLVHFLYEFCSVSKSLQMVQQLRLFRDLMNEGIFDIISDVLQSQDKKLVLTGTDIVLLFMNQDPNLLRSYVVRQEGIALLGLLVKGMVTDFGESMHCQFLEILRILLDSSTLTGPQRDTIIDIFFEKHLGQLIEVITASCPSDIIADASSKSIDPGQGVRFQHGTKPEILSNICELLCFCVLHHPYRIKGNFLVNNAIEKILLLTRRAERYLVVCAVRFVRTVLSRNDEHMINYFIRNNILKPIIDAFVANGNRYNLLNSAVLELFEFIRKENLKLLLKHLVDSFWGQLVKFEHLASIHSLKVKYEQCVDNGGTDAAAVVDLRRRIDERAVEREEEERYFNEDSDEEDAASASVSRDPKGHQQPILSNGVASNHLQSSRRSLVDYEDDEDDEDYKPPPRKQKEASEEDEGIMESLRLKRKLPSKDKEPEVAKKQKLTKNSKSKESVFAALCSTLSQAVLPSKKSATNIHTDDQTVEGRMSSSEDNQEDRQNDSRSSSDDSNTVGAEDNHVEKDKDTSDSRSFSDCLHAKSDNIELGGEERPLVPPKSSPEMAVNGS
- the LOC127073207 gene encoding uncharacterized protein LOC127073207 isoform X2; this translates as MGAPAPEKSQTNASSMQRVKVYRLNEDGKWDDQGTGHVTIDYLERSEDLGLYVYDEEDNETILLHRVSSDDIYRKQEDSIISWRDPEYATELALSFQEPSGCSYIWDHICNVQRNMHFSTLNSETFQSTNSELKELPAVELTTLPLILKTVVDSSISDQIRIAELLSSNQEFFRKLMGLFRVCEDLENMDGLRTIFKIVKGIILLNSPPLLERIFKEEFIVDVIGALEYDPEVTCVQHHRKFLKDHVVFKEAIPIKDPIALEKIHQTYRVGYLKDVVLARILDDATCATINSIIHANNAFVIAMLKDDSTFIQELFARLKSSATSQESKKNLVHFLYEFCSVSKSLQMVQQLRLFRDLMNEGIFDIISDVLQSQDKKLVLTGTDIVLLFMNQDPNLLRSYVVRQEGIALLGLLVKGMVTDFGESMHCQFLEILRILLDSSTLTGPQRDTIIDIFFEKHLGQLIEVITASCPSDIIADASSKSIDPGQGVRFQHGTKPEILSNICELLCFCVLHHPYRIKGNFLVNNAIEKILLLTRRAERYLVVCAVRFVRTVLSRNDEHMINYFIRNNILKPIIDAFVANGNRYNLLNSAVLELFEFIRKENLKLLLKHLVDSFWGQLVKFEHLASIHSLKVKYEQCVDNGGTDAAAVVDLRRRIDERAVEREEEERYFNEDSRRSLVDYEDDEDDEDYKPPPRKQKEASEEDEGIMESLRLKRKLPSKDKEPEVAKKQKLTKNSKSKESVFAALCSTLSQAVLPSKKSATNIHTDDQTVEGRMSSSEDNQEDRQNDSRSSSDDSNTVGAEDNHVEKDKDTSDSRSFSDCLHAKSDNIELGGEERPLVPPKSSPEMAVNGS